The following proteins are co-located in the Salinigranum halophilum genome:
- the priS gene encoding DNA primase catalytic subunit PriS, translating into MDPATRDFLRRRFSAYYASTDVDLPPAAESREWGYIPWTAGGTTMVRHKALVDLGDVGTFLADEAPRHVYFSAAEYRAPGAGTMDEKGWLAADLVFDLDGDHLDGVDESTPYPEMLERCKGALVRLVDLLTDDLGFSNDDLQVVFSGGRGYHVHVREESVRTLDSTARREVVDYLRAIDLDIDGLVRTETRRGTTRRMLKTEGGWGARTHRRLLAFVDELAAMDEADATARLMELDGIGEKRARTILGAFETTPEAVRTGNLEAGGPGVRTLVESLAREVVADETAPIDEPVTTDLRRLIRFPGSLHGGTGLVVRRLPVAGIESFDPLVDAVAEPFTDREIRVEVTEPGPVQMEGDSFRVEEGVVSVRECVGVFLLARGRAEVVQS; encoded by the coding sequence ATGGACCCCGCGACCCGCGACTTCCTGCGCCGTCGGTTCAGCGCGTACTACGCGTCGACCGACGTCGACCTCCCGCCGGCGGCCGAGTCGCGCGAGTGGGGCTACATCCCGTGGACCGCCGGCGGGACCACGATGGTCCGACACAAAGCGCTCGTCGACCTCGGCGACGTCGGGACGTTCCTCGCCGACGAGGCGCCCCGACACGTGTACTTCTCGGCCGCCGAGTATCGGGCCCCCGGTGCTGGAACGATGGACGAGAAGGGGTGGCTGGCGGCCGACCTCGTCTTCGACCTCGACGGCGACCACCTCGACGGCGTCGACGAGTCGACGCCCTACCCGGAGATGCTCGAGCGGTGTAAGGGCGCGCTCGTCCGCCTCGTCGACCTCCTCACCGACGACCTCGGGTTCTCGAACGATGACCTCCAGGTCGTCTTCTCGGGAGGTCGTGGATATCACGTGCACGTGCGCGAGGAGAGCGTCCGGACGCTCGACTCGACGGCGCGGCGCGAGGTCGTCGACTACCTGCGCGCCATCGACCTCGACATCGACGGCCTCGTCCGGACGGAGACCAGGCGGGGAACGACGCGCCGGATGCTCAAGACCGAAGGCGGTTGGGGGGCGCGGACGCACCGCCGACTCCTCGCGTTCGTCGACGAACTCGCGGCGATGGACGAAGCCGACGCGACCGCGCGGCTCATGGAACTCGACGGCATCGGCGAGAAGCGCGCCCGAACTATCCTGGGCGCGTTCGAGACCACCCCGGAGGCCGTCCGAACCGGGAACCTCGAGGCCGGCGGCCCCGGCGTCAGAACGCTGGTCGAGTCACTCGCACGGGAGGTCGTCGCCGACGAGACGGCGCCCATCGACGAACCGGTGACGACGGACCTCCGACGGCTCATCCGGTTCCCGGGCAGCCTCCACGGCGGGACGGGGCTCGTGGTTCGCCGGCTCCCGGTGGCGGGTATCGAGTCGTTCGACCCGCTCGTCGACGCGGTGGCCGAGCCGTTCACCGACCGGGAGATACGGGTCGAGGTGACCGAGCCCGGCCCGGTGCAGATGGAGGGCGACAGCTTTAGGGTAGAGGAGGGTGTCGTGTCGGTTCGTGAGTGCGTCGGCGTGTTCCTCCTCGCGCGAGGGCGCGCGGAAGTCGTTCAGTCGTGA
- a CDS encoding CDC48 family AAA ATPase, which yields MKLIVRPLKQKDAGRGLAAIDRQAAEELGLEGGDFIRLKGQNGSTIARVWPGYPEDQGTGVIRIDGRLRQQANVGIDDRVEVEKADVKPASRVTVALPQNLRIGGNIGTYIRDKLAGQPVTKGQTVQLPLGFGFMASSNQTVPLRVASTQPSGTVVVNDSTDVEISQKPAEQIRETSAGSDGGPSITYEDIGGLDRELEQVREMIELPMRHPELFSRLGIDPPKGVLLHGPPGTGKTLIAKAVANEIDASFHTISGPEIMSKYYGESEEQLREIFEEAEENAPAIVFMDELDSIAPKREETSGDVERRVVAQLLSLMDGLESRGQVVVIGATNRVDAIDPALRRGGRFDREIEIGVPDRGGRKEIMQVHTRNMPLADDVELDEFADNTHGFVGADLESLAKESAMNALRRIRPELDLEAEEIDAEILERLQVTLDDFKEALKGIEPSALREVFVEVPDVTWEDVGGLEGTKERLRETIQWPLEYPEVFQQLDMEAAKGVMLYGPPGTGKTLLAKAVANEADSNFISIKGPELLNKYVGESEKGVREVFKKARENAPTVVFFDEIDSIATERGRNTGDSGVSERMVSQLLTELDGLEALEDVVVIATSNRPDLIDSALLRPGRLDRHVHVPVPDEAARRAIFDVHTRNKPLADDVDLDALASRTEGYVGADVEAVCREAAMSASREFIRSVSKEEIGDSVGNVRITMDHFESAIEEVTPSVTDETRRRYEEIEQRFKKSEVERDAETEVSRTFQ from the coding sequence ATGAAACTCATCGTTCGACCGCTGAAACAGAAGGACGCAGGGCGCGGACTCGCCGCGATCGACCGCCAGGCCGCCGAAGAACTCGGTCTCGAGGGCGGCGACTTCATCCGCCTCAAGGGACAGAACGGTTCGACTATCGCGCGGGTGTGGCCCGGTTACCCCGAAGACCAGGGCACGGGCGTCATCCGTATCGACGGCCGACTCCGCCAGCAGGCCAACGTCGGCATCGACGACCGCGTCGAGGTCGAGAAGGCGGACGTCAAGCCCGCCTCGCGGGTGACAGTCGCCCTCCCGCAGAACCTCCGCATCGGGGGGAACATCGGGACGTACATCCGCGACAAGCTCGCCGGCCAGCCCGTGACGAAGGGGCAGACCGTCCAGCTCCCGCTGGGCTTCGGCTTCATGGCCTCGTCGAACCAGACCGTGCCGTTGCGGGTGGCATCGACGCAGCCGTCCGGGACGGTCGTCGTCAACGATTCGACCGACGTCGAGATCTCACAGAAGCCCGCCGAGCAGATCCGTGAGACCTCGGCCGGGAGCGACGGCGGCCCCTCCATCACCTACGAGGACATCGGTGGGCTCGACCGCGAGCTCGAACAGGTCCGCGAGATGATCGAGCTGCCGATGCGCCACCCCGAGCTGTTCTCGCGGCTGGGCATCGACCCGCCGAAGGGCGTGCTCTTGCACGGGCCGCCCGGAACGGGGAAGACCCTCATCGCGAAGGCCGTCGCCAACGAGATCGACGCCTCCTTCCACACCATCTCGGGCCCCGAGATCATGTCGAAGTACTACGGGGAGTCCGAAGAGCAGCTCAGAGAGATCTTCGAGGAGGCCGAGGAGAACGCGCCGGCCATCGTCTTCATGGACGAACTCGACTCCATTGCGCCCAAGCGCGAGGAGACGAGCGGTGACGTGGAGCGCCGGGTCGTCGCCCAGCTCCTCTCGCTGATGGACGGTCTCGAATCACGCGGCCAGGTGGTCGTCATCGGTGCCACCAACCGGGTGGACGCTATCGACCCCGCGCTCCGGCGCGGCGGCCGGTTCGACCGCGAGATCGAGATCGGCGTCCCGGACCGTGGGGGCCGCAAGGAGATCATGCAGGTCCACACGCGGAACATGCCGCTCGCAGACGACGTCGAACTCGACGAGTTCGCCGACAACACCCACGGCTTCGTCGGCGCGGACCTCGAGTCGCTGGCCAAGGAGTCGGCGATGAACGCCCTGCGGCGGATTCGCCCCGAACTCGACCTCGAGGCCGAGGAGATCGACGCCGAGATCCTCGAACGCTTGCAGGTGACCCTCGACGACTTCAAGGAGGCGCTGAAGGGAATCGAGCCCTCCGCGCTGCGTGAGGTGTTCGTCGAGGTCCCCGACGTCACCTGGGAGGACGTCGGCGGGCTCGAAGGCACGAAAGAGCGCCTCCGCGAGACCATCCAGTGGCCGCTGGAGTACCCCGAGGTGTTCCAGCAGCTGGATATGGAGGCCGCGAAGGGCGTCATGCTCTACGGGCCGCCGGGCACGGGGAAGACCCTGCTGGCGAAGGCGGTCGCCAACGAGGCCGACTCGAATTTCATCTCCATCAAGGGTCCCGAACTGCTGAACAAGTACGTCGGGGAGTCGGAGAAAGGCGTCCGCGAGGTGTTCAAGAAGGCGCGGGAGAACGCACCGACCGTCGTCTTCTTCGACGAGATCGACTCCATCGCGACCGAGCGCGGCCGCAACACCGGTGACTCCGGCGTGAGCGAACGCATGGTCTCACAGCTGTTGACCGAACTCGACGGCCTCGAAGCGCTCGAGGACGTCGTGGTCATCGCCACCTCGAACCGTCCGGACCTCATCGACTCGGCGCTCCTCCGCCCCGGACGGCTGGACAGACACGTCCACGTGCCCGTCCCCGACGAGGCAGCCCGCCGGGCCATCTTCGACGTGCACACCCGGAACAAGCCGCTCGCGGACGACGTCGACCTCGACGCGCTCGCGTCGAGGACGGAGGGCTACGTCGGTGCCGACGTCGAGGCCGTCTGCCGCGAGGCCGCGATGAGCGCCTCCCGGGAGTTCATCCGCAGCGTCTCCAAAGAGGAGATCGGCGACTCGGTCGGTAACGTCCGCATCACGATGGACCACTTCGAGAGCGCCATCGAGGAGGTCACGCCTTCGGTCACCGACGAGACCCGCCGGCGCTACGAGGAGATCGAACAGCGCTTCAAGAAGAGCGAGGTCGAACGCGACGCCGAGACCGAGGTCAGCCGGACGTTCCAGTAG
- a CDS encoding carbohydrate ABC transporter permease: MATEQRTEEGVRTSGGPITAVTRWMENLSEAQYAYLLLIPALLLLLVIAIYPLASTFLMSLSADALTGSARLGEFVGLQNYVQLLTGQIDFKFPSPFLPGGGVGFIQSALGVTLVFTAVSVLFETIIGFGQAFVLDQDFRGRRWVRVAIIIPWAVPIVIQGMIFFLMFQPNIGFLIGTTENPTLLNQLGISTTPLRNTVDSLTLIIVADVWKTTAFMALLILAGMQSIDRSLYDVAKVAGASPWQQFKMITFPLILPTILVAMLFRTIAAMRVYGIIETMAGCSTVPSLSCLVVTTFNSRLYGTSATVAFVTAAIIAVVVSVYIFKFADAEGGAF, from the coding sequence ATGGCAACAGAACAACGAACCGAGGAGGGCGTTCGCACGAGCGGGGGCCCCATTACGGCGGTCACCCGCTGGATGGAGAACCTCTCGGAGGCGCAGTACGCGTATCTGCTCCTCATCCCGGCACTCTTGCTCCTGCTCGTCATCGCCATCTACCCCTTGGCGTCGACGTTCCTCATGTCGCTGTCGGCGGACGCCCTGACGGGCTCTGCTCGTCTGGGTGAGTTCGTCGGCCTCCAGAACTACGTACAGCTCCTCACGGGACAGATCGACTTCAAGTTCCCCTCGCCGTTCCTGCCCGGCGGGGGAGTCGGATTCATCCAGAGCGCACTCGGTGTCACCCTGGTCTTCACCGCGGTGAGCGTCCTGTTCGAGACCATCATCGGCTTCGGCCAGGCGTTCGTCCTCGACCAGGACTTCCGGGGTCGTCGGTGGGTCCGCGTCGCCATCATCATCCCGTGGGCCGTCCCCATCGTCATCCAGGGGATGATCTTCTTCCTGATGTTCCAGCCGAACATCGGCTTTCTCATCGGGACCACGGAGAACCCGACGCTGCTCAATCAGCTCGGCATCAGCACGACGCCGTTGCGGAACACGGTGGACTCACTCACGCTGATCATCGTCGCCGACGTCTGGAAGACGACGGCGTTCATGGCGCTCCTCATCCTGGCAGGAATGCAGAGCATCGACCGCTCGCTGTACGACGTGGCGAAGGTGGCAGGCGCCTCGCCGTGGCAGCAGTTCAAGATGATTACGTTCCCGCTCATCCTCCCGACCATCCTGGTCGCGATGCTGTTCCGCACCATCGCCGCGATGCGCGTGTACGGCATCATCGAGACGATGGCGGGCTGTTCGACCGTGCCGTCGCTGTCGTGTCTCGTCGTGACGACGTTCAACTCACGACTGTACGGCACCTCGGCGACGGTCGCGTTCGTGACTGCGGCCATCATCGCCGTCGTCGTGTCGGTGTACATCTTCAAGTTCGCCGACGCAGAGGGAGGTGCCTTCTGA
- a CDS encoding alpha/beta fold hydrolase, translating to MDRITHHGRTTVARTRGRDTDGPGLLCVHGSGGSHAAWRAQFRLADTTPVTALDLSGHGESDDVDADPGYETLSAYVDDVVAVARAVDARVLVGNSLGGAVALTTALERDLDLDGLVLTGTGARLAVLDDLLAWLDDDFDRAVQFLHEPDRLFHEPSDALVEASTEVMYDAGQAVTSRDFQTCHGFDVRDRLEEVTTPSVAVVGVHDQLTPPWYHEYLADNLPACSYEEVPDAAHLAMLEQPAAFNAAVRAFLDDLAD from the coding sequence ATGGACCGGATTACACACCATGGGCGGACCACGGTCGCCCGGACGCGGGGGCGAGACACCGACGGTCCGGGCCTCCTCTGCGTCCACGGGAGTGGTGGATCGCACGCGGCGTGGCGGGCGCAGTTCCGCCTCGCGGACACGACGCCGGTCACCGCGCTCGACCTGAGCGGGCACGGCGAGAGCGACGACGTCGACGCCGACCCGGGGTACGAGACCCTCTCGGCGTACGTCGACGACGTCGTCGCCGTCGCACGCGCGGTCGATGCGCGCGTGCTCGTCGGCAACTCGCTCGGCGGGGCCGTCGCACTCACGACCGCGCTCGAACGCGACCTCGACCTCGACGGCCTGGTCCTCACGGGCACGGGCGCGCGACTCGCGGTCCTCGACGACCTCCTCGCGTGGCTCGATGACGACTTCGACCGAGCCGTCCAGTTCCTGCACGAACCCGACCGGCTCTTTCACGAGCCGAGCGACGCGCTCGTCGAGGCCTCGACGGAGGTGATGTACGACGCCGGGCAGGCCGTCACCAGCCGTGACTTCCAGACGTGCCACGGGTTCGACGTCCGCGACCGCCTCGAGGAGGTCACGACCCCCAGCGTCGCCGTCGTCGGCGTGCACGACCAGTTGACACCGCCGTGGTACCACGAGTACCTCGCCGACAACCTCCCCGCGTGCTCGTACGAGGAAGTCCCCGACGCGGCCCACCTGGCGATGCTCGAACAGCCGGCCGCGTTCAACGCGGCGGTCCGTGCGTTCCTCGACGACCTCGCCGACTGA
- the bcp gene encoding thioredoxin-dependent thiol peroxidase, whose amino-acid sequence MLETGTTAPTFELQNQHGETVSLTDFDGWVVVYFYPRADTPGCTTEACGFRDSLDAFEERGISVVGISDDPVSDLAAFAEKHDLSFDLLSDESGEVSAAYDSYGEKNMFGKTFDGVFRNTYVVGPDGRVVRAYENVSPEDHAEGILLDLEDEL is encoded by the coding sequence ATGCTCGAAACTGGGACGACAGCCCCGACGTTCGAACTGCAGAACCAACACGGCGAGACAGTCTCGCTGACCGACTTCGACGGGTGGGTGGTCGTCTACTTCTACCCCCGCGCGGACACTCCTGGGTGTACCACCGAGGCGTGTGGCTTCCGTGACTCGCTCGACGCGTTCGAAGAACGAGGTATCTCGGTCGTCGGCATCAGCGACGACCCCGTCTCCGACCTCGCCGCCTTCGCCGAGAAACACGACCTCTCGTTCGACCTCCTGTCCGACGAGTCCGGCGAGGTCTCCGCGGCGTACGACTCCTACGGCGAGAAGAACATGTTCGGCAAGACGTTCGACGGGGTGTTCCGCAACACCTACGTCGTCGGTCCCGACGGACGGGTCGTCCGCGCGTACGAGAACGTCTCGCCGGAGGACCACGCGGAAGGCATCCTGCTCGACCTCGAAGACGAGTTATAA
- a CDS encoding substrate-binding domain-containing protein → MVDTEPHDSESGVSRRSFVKAAGASGVAVGLAGCVSTGGGSSDGNGGGGSDGGSGGSTDTPISTEEPTEEITIQWAADTRVANASEEIQQALTDAGLPDNITVEILAGSQVTDNRQSQYQQWLSSGREDPTLMMMDSGWTIPFIAREQLQNLSQSLPSEMVSEVEDEYFQASVNTAQGPNGDLYGIPLFPDFPTMQYRKDLLRNAGYGDSDFETWATESMSWQEFSQVTREALDANDVEYGYTFQANVYEGLSCCDFNEFMTSWGGAYFGDPSQYLFGPIGDRPITVDEQPVIDSIKMVRTFIHGTDDPEGIGGDFAGNIAPEAVLQWTEEPSRKPFTSGDAIMHRNWPYAIPINGAEDTFGEDLGVMPIPYGVTADEAEYPMTGGPVAALGGWHMTMNPNSSSAKKQAAVSVLRAMMKESFALAMFRIIGWIPPKPTLLDSDAAAEVDIIGRYTEQLKVAGENAIPRPVTVVWPQQSGRIASQVNAAYAQEKTPQQAMSDLKSQLEQIENSA, encoded by the coding sequence ATGGTCGATACTGAGCCACACGACAGCGAATCGGGTGTGTCGCGGCGGAGTTTCGTCAAGGCAGCAGGGGCCTCGGGGGTCGCAGTCGGGCTCGCAGGGTGTGTGAGCACCGGCGGCGGCAGTTCCGATGGTAACGGCGGTGGCGGCTCCGATGGCGGCAGCGGTGGGTCGACGGACACGCCCATCAGCACCGAGGAGCCGACCGAAGAGATCACGATTCAGTGGGCGGCGGACACGCGCGTCGCCAACGCGAGCGAAGAGATCCAGCAGGCGCTGACCGACGCGGGCCTGCCGGACAACATCACGGTCGAAATCCTCGCCGGGTCGCAGGTCACGGACAACCGCCAGTCGCAGTACCAGCAGTGGCTGAGCTCGGGTCGCGAGGACCCCACGCTCATGATGATGGACAGCGGATGGACGATTCCGTTCATCGCCCGCGAACAGCTGCAGAACCTGAGCCAGTCGCTCCCGAGCGAGATGGTGAGCGAGGTCGAAGACGAGTACTTCCAGGCGTCGGTCAACACCGCACAGGGACCGAACGGTGACCTGTACGGGATTCCGCTGTTCCCGGACTTCCCGACCATGCAGTACCGCAAGGACCTCCTTCGGAACGCGGGCTACGGCGACTCGGACTTCGAGACGTGGGCGACCGAGTCCATGTCGTGGCAGGAGTTCTCGCAGGTCACGCGGGAGGCGCTCGACGCCAACGACGTCGAGTACGGGTACACGTTCCAGGCGAACGTCTACGAGGGCCTCTCGTGCTGTGACTTCAACGAGTTCATGACCTCGTGGGGTGGCGCGTACTTCGGCGACCCCTCGCAGTACCTGTTCGGCCCCATTGGCGACCGCCCCATCACGGTCGACGAGCAGCCGGTCATCGACTCCATCAAGATGGTCCGGACGTTCATCCACGGCACGGACGACCCCGAGGGCATCGGCGGCGACTTCGCGGGGAACATCGCCCCCGAAGCCGTCCTCCAGTGGACCGAGGAGCCATCGCGCAAGCCGTTCACGAGCGGCGACGCCATCATGCACCGCAACTGGCCGTACGCCATCCCGATCAACGGGGCCGAAGACACCTTCGGCGAGGACCTCGGCGTCATGCCCATCCCCTACGGTGTCACCGCCGACGAGGCCGAGTACCCGATGACGGGTGGCCCGGTCGCCGCGCTCGGTGGCTGGCACATGACGATGAACCCGAACTCGTCGTCCGCGAAGAAGCAGGCCGCCGTCTCCGTGCTCCGCGCCATGATGAAGGAGTCGTTCGCGCTCGCGATGTTCCGCATCATCGGCTGGATTCCGCCGAAGCCGACGCTGCTCGACTCCGACGCCGCGGCGGAGGTCGACATCATCGGCCGCTACACGGAGCAGCTGAAGGTGGCCGGCGAGAACGCCATCCCGCGGCCCGTCACCGTCGTCTGGCCCCAGCAGTCGGGCCGCATCGCCAGTCAGGTCAACGCCGCCTACGCGCAGGAGAAGACTCCCCAGCAGGCGATGTCCGACCTGAAGTCTCAGCTCGAGCAGATCGAGAACAGCGCATAA
- a CDS encoding DoxX family protein: MNVRRKWSAGTTVLLSVAFAAAFATPARAHVQYVTPGGDAVDPLGFLLSTLAEPVNAVLLAGGAGVGAVSLLAYLRVRPVRRDVLLLRELLAGYRDLLPWLLRLSVGLPLVGAGFAGYLFTPVFTPAEPTLVRLFGITVGFLLLFGFGTRLVASFGLAVYLAALAASPDLLLAFEYVPGFLAIALVGGGRPSADQVIARMAADDRTLYSRIDPFYRRVAVPVVARVDGFRQYVPLVLRAGMGVAFVYLGVVQKLANPGDSLAVVAKYDLTAVVPVDPALWVVGAGLTEMAVGFALLFGVFTRFFSGVAFLLLTTTLFGLPDDPVVAHISVFGLVSALLVTGAGPFSFDAWAAREVPDAVPNPLDESPSTAD; this comes from the coding sequence ATGAATGTCCGCCGGAAGTGGTCGGCCGGAACGACCGTACTGCTGAGCGTTGCGTTCGCGGCCGCGTTCGCCACACCTGCTCGCGCGCACGTCCAGTACGTCACGCCTGGCGGGGACGCGGTCGACCCGCTCGGCTTCCTGCTCTCGACACTCGCCGAGCCGGTGAACGCGGTGCTGCTCGCCGGTGGTGCCGGGGTCGGGGCCGTCTCGCTCCTCGCGTACCTCCGTGTCCGTCCCGTCCGCCGCGACGTGCTCCTCCTGCGGGAGTTGCTCGCGGGCTACCGCGACCTGCTCCCGTGGCTGCTCCGGCTCAGCGTCGGCCTGCCGCTCGTGGGGGCGGGCTTCGCGGGCTACCTGTTCACTCCCGTGTTCACCCCCGCGGAACCCACGCTCGTCCGGCTGTTCGGCATCACCGTCGGGTTCTTGCTCCTCTTCGGGTTCGGGACCCGACTGGTGGCCTCGTTCGGGCTCGCCGTCTACCTCGCCGCGCTCGCCGCCTCGCCCGACCTGCTCCTCGCGTTCGAGTACGTCCCGGGCTTCCTCGCCATCGCACTCGTCGGCGGGGGGCGCCCGAGCGCCGACCAGGTTATCGCACGCATGGCCGCCGACGACCGCACGCTGTACTCGCGAATCGACCCCTTCTACCGGCGCGTGGCCGTCCCCGTCGTCGCGCGCGTCGACGGCTTCAGACAGTACGTCCCGCTCGTCCTCCGTGCGGGCATGGGGGTGGCGTTCGTCTACCTCGGTGTGGTCCAGAAGCTCGCGAACCCCGGCGACTCGCTGGCCGTCGTCGCCAAGTACGACCTCACCGCGGTGGTGCCGGTCGACCCCGCGCTCTGGGTCGTCGGGGCGGGCCTCACCGAGATGGCCGTCGGCTTCGCCCTGCTCTTCGGCGTCTTCACCCGCTTTTTCTCCGGCGTGGCGTTCCTCCTCCTGACGACGACGCTCTTCGGCCTCCCCGACGACCCCGTCGTCGCACACATCTCGGTGTTCGGCCTCGTGAGCGCGCTGCTCGTCACCGGTGCCGGCCCCTTCTCGTTCGACGCGTGGGCCGCGCGTGAGGTGCCCGACGCGGTCCCCAACCCGCTGGACGAGTCTCCGAGCACCGCCGACTGA
- a CDS encoding DUF7127 family protein, which yields MSTQQFAGANDRFLRRYEYDDSWIVAADLGVADDAIDVDVVGTTAIVVIDTGDRVAETEFELPGTDADVAVQNGVMTITVTK from the coding sequence ATGAGTACCCAACAGTTCGCCGGTGCCAACGACCGGTTCCTCCGCCGCTACGAGTACGACGACAGCTGGATCGTCGCGGCCGACCTCGGGGTCGCCGACGACGCGATCGACGTCGACGTCGTCGGAACGACCGCCATCGTCGTGATCGACACCGGCGACAGGGTCGCCGAGACGGAGTTCGAGCTCCCCGGCACCGACGCCGACGTCGCCGTGCAGAACGGCGTCATGACCATCACGGTCACGAAGTGA
- a CDS encoding RtcB family protein yields MTTRQFGDVTLEQVSEYVWEIEREGEMRVPARVFASEALLEQIGDDKTLSQLRNATHLPGIADYAVCMPDGHQGYGFPVGGVGATDVETGCISPGSVGYDINCGVRMMRTNLTYEDVQGREQELVDALFEAIPSGLGGGGVVETSAAEVERILEDGMRWALERGYAVEDDLTHCEDEGFRPEADADAVSQKAKDRGKNQVGSLGSGNHFLEVQRVTDVFREDVADAYGLTEDQVVVLIHCGSRGLGHQTCTDYLRRIEKEHGDLLAELPDRELAAAPAGSALADEYYRAMCACINFAWVNRQLIMHRTREVFADVFGTPWESLEMDLLYDVAHNIAKKEVHEVAVDEDGVPTAYNEGVARRERELYVHRKGATRAFPAGREEVPPAYRDVGQPIIIPGSMGAGSYVLRGGDRSLERSFGSTAHGAGRLMSRTQAKKEFWGGDVQSELREGQQIYVKAQSGATVAEEAPGVYKDVDEVVRVSDALGIGETVARTFPVCNIKG; encoded by the coding sequence ATGACCACACGCCAGTTCGGCGACGTCACGCTCGAACAGGTCTCCGAGTACGTCTGGGAAATCGAACGCGAGGGCGAGATGCGCGTCCCGGCGCGCGTCTTCGCCAGCGAGGCGCTCCTCGAACAGATCGGCGACGACAAGACGCTCTCGCAGCTCAGAAACGCGACACACCTCCCCGGCATCGCGGACTACGCGGTGTGTATGCCCGACGGCCATCAGGGGTACGGCTTCCCCGTCGGCGGCGTCGGCGCGACGGACGTCGAGACGGGCTGTATCTCGCCCGGGTCGGTCGGCTACGACATCAACTGTGGCGTCCGGATGATGCGGACGAACCTCACCTACGAGGACGTCCAGGGCCGCGAACAGGAACTCGTCGACGCCCTGTTCGAGGCCATCCCCTCGGGGCTCGGCGGCGGCGGGGTCGTCGAGACTTCGGCGGCCGAGGTCGAACGCATCCTCGAAGACGGGATGCGGTGGGCACTGGAACGCGGCTACGCCGTGGAGGACGACCTGACCCACTGCGAGGACGAGGGGTTCAGACCCGAAGCCGACGCCGACGCGGTGTCGCAGAAGGCCAAGGACAGGGGGAAGAACCAGGTCGGGTCGCTCGGGTCGGGCAACCACTTCCTCGAGGTCCAGCGCGTCACCGACGTCTTCCGCGAGGACGTCGCGGACGCGTACGGATTGACCGAAGACCAGGTCGTCGTGCTCATCCACTGTGGCTCTCGCGGGCTGGGCCACCAGACCTGTACGGACTACCTCCGACGCATCGAGAAGGAACACGGCGACCTCCTCGCGGAACTGCCCGACCGCGAACTCGCCGCCGCGCCGGCCGGGTCGGCGCTCGCCGACGAGTACTACCGCGCGATGTGCGCCTGCATCAACTTCGCGTGGGTCAACCGTCAGCTCATCATGCACCGGACCCGCGAGGTGTTCGCCGACGTCTTCGGAACGCCGTGGGAGAGCCTCGAGATGGACCTGCTGTACGACGTCGCACACAACATCGCGAAGAAGGAAGTCCACGAGGTCGCCGTCGACGAGGACGGCGTGCCGACCGCGTACAACGAGGGTGTGGCACGACGCGAGCGCGAACTGTACGTCCACCGCAAGGGGGCCACGCGGGCGTTCCCCGCGGGACGAGAGGAGGTCCCACCGGCGTACCGCGACGTCGGCCAGCCCATCATCATCCCCGGGAGCATGGGCGCGGGGTCGTACGTCCTTCGGGGCGGCGACCGCTCGCTCGAACGCTCTTTCGGGTCGACGGCCCACGGCGCGGGCCGGCTGATGAGCCGGACGCAGGCGAAAAAGGAGTTCTGGGGTGGCGACGTGCAGTCGGAACTCCGCGAGGGTCAGCAGATATACGTGAAGGCCCAGTCGGGTGCGACCGTCGCCGAAGAGGCCCCCGGCGTCTACAAGGACGTCGACGAGGTGGTCCGCGTCTCGGACGCGCTGGGAATCGGTGAGACGGTCGCCCGGACGTTCCCGGTGTGTAACATCAAAGGCTGA